The following is a genomic window from Oryzias latipes chromosome 12, ASM223467v1.
gtttctgctccacctgttgctgctccacctgtttctgctccacctgtttctgctccacctgttgctgctccacctgtttctgctccacctgttttTGCTCCACCTGTTGCTGCTCCACCTgtttctgctccacctgtttctgctccacctgttgctgctccacctgtttctgctccacctgtttctgctccacctgttgctgctccacctgtttctgctccacctgtttctgctccacctgtttctgctccacctgtttctgctccacctgtttctgctccacctgttgCTGCTCCACCTGTTAATGCTCCACCTgtttctgctccacctgttgctgctccacctgtttctgctccacctgttgCTGCTCCACCTGTTGCTGTTCCACCTgtttctgctccacctgttgCTGTTCCACCTgtttctgctccacctgttgCTGTTCCACCTGTTGCTGCTCCACCTGTTGCGTCTGGTCTCCACCTGttgtctctcttcttccccctcCTCCTGCCTGGATCCTCGGCCTCTGAAGAGCTCATGGATGGGCTCTCGGGTggtgctgctctgcagcagaTTAGCACAGGAACACGTGTCGGGCGCCCACGCCTCCCACAGACATGAGTGGGGGTGTTATCTCCCGCCTGCAGGCTGCGATAAGGAGTGTCTGGGGACGAGGAGCTGCTCCTGGTCACGGATGAGAGGGAACATTGTTCCGCGGGCGGCAGAACACGTGCAGGTTAATTGTTCTGATGCTGAGGATCATTACCTGGATCCTCTGAGGAGGGGCTCACCTGTCAGCCTGGGGGTGGGATCGAGACGGGAGTCAGCCAGAGTTCCTGGTTCCGGTTTGAGTCCAGAGGACCTGCTTTAACTGGGAACGTTATCCTGAATTAACTCCTTTTACGGTCATCATCCTGCATTTGCAGCTTCCAGCAGTAGGTGGCAGCACCAATTCCTTGTTTTAGCAGGAACTGGCTTAGCATTCGACCACATAACTCCATTCAGGGTCACTGtgttgctggggcctatccctgCTGTTGTTGGGTGAGTGAGGGGGTTACAGATGAACATCCCAGAACCCCAGCGAGTTGAGTTTTGGTTCTGGTTCCAGATTGGCGCTTACACCTCAGCTGCTTTTTGTTGGAACATGTTCTGGACTCTGCTGGTCCTGGTTCAGGTTTCTGTGCCCTTTAGCTGAATTTATGtggttgttttgtttcctgAATAAAAAATTTGGTTCCTTCTGCTCTGGTCTCCTGTGTTTGGTTCATGTTCCTGCATGAGAACCCACTCCAAGGACAAACAACTCTCATTTCctcattaacccttgttctatcctaggcactttaacgttgggagtggggtcatctagacccactagacagtgctctgaaccttttttcttcaatgatttgtgatcttcactggtgtccatggattacatgaaatctttccacctttatccacctttgtcatggtagggagaacatgtcaatggaacggggggggggggggggggtcatctaagatagcacaagggttaatgttctGCTCCGATCgtcttctgatgttttttaccgATGATGACGCCGTTTTCAGCCTAAATCCAACCTGTGTGTCGCTTTCTATGATatcagttcatcagaaattcgcctctgagatgtgggcgggactgttggcgtggctcacccccgccccccttcctgtcACTGACAGCCAGAGAAAGGAGCCCCCCCCATGTATTTTCTACGTCCCAAACATGATCTTTGTCAAACGGCaaagaaaactcagaaatgcacttttaatctgaaattcttttataaatggctcctctctgctcctgctcctacacttgaCTGTGAACCCCCCCTCTGGCTCGCCTGGCGCCACCAGCAACCCCCcgccccccaactccatctggatgaagctcgtctgctggactattcaaacatgtagttgtagagttggataagctaattctctctgagagttctggtacatctgtccgtcctgggggaggacccctccttcatgtggacccccctgagtttttttgggagtttttcctcacagagaagGAGAGTCTGTGGGCAGAGatgttagtttagtttagtctgtttctctttttgaaTTCTACGTTTTCATGATTTGATGGTTGTCACCATATGAAGCCATTGAGACGACGGTTGTTGTGACTTTGgactacataaataaaactgaatagaACTTCATAAATGTCNNNNNNNNNNNNNNNNNNNNNNNNNNNNNNNNNNNNNNNNNNNNNNNNNNNNNNNNNNNNNNNNNNNNNNNNNNNNNNNNNNNNNNNNNNNNNNNNNNNNNNNNNNNNNNNNNNNNNNNNNNNNNNNNNNNNNNNNNNNNNNNNNNNNNNNNNNNNNNNNNNNNNNNNNNNNNNNNNNNNNNNNNNNNNNNNNNNNNNNNNNNNNNNNNNNNNNNNNNNNNNNNNNNNNNNNNNNNNNNNNNNNNNNNNNNNNNNNNNNNNNNNNNNNNNNNNNNNNNNNNNNNNNNNNNNNNNNNNNNNNNNNNNNNNNNNNNNNNNNNNNNNNNNNNNNNNNNNNNNNNNNNNNNNNNNNNNNNNNNNNNNNNNNNNNNNNNNNNNNNNNNNNNNNNNNNNNNNNNNNNNNNNNNNNNNNNNNNNNNNNNNNNNNNNNNNNNNNNNNNNNNNNNNNNNNNNNNNNNNNNNNNNNNNNNNNNNNNNNNNNNNNNNNNNNNNNNNNNNNNNNNNNNNNNNNNNNNNNNNNNNNNNNNNNNNNNNNNNNNNNNNNNNNNNNNNNNNNNNNNNNNNNNNNNNNNNNNNNNNNNNNNNNNNNNNNNNNNNNNNNNNNNNNNNNNNNNNNNNNNNNNNNNNNNNNNNNNNNNNNNNNNNNNNNNNNNNNNNNNNNNNNNNNNNNNNNNNNNNNNNNNNNNNNNNNNNNNNNNNNNNNNNNNNNNNNNNNNNNNNNNNNNNNNNNNNNNNNNNNNNNNNNNNNNNNNNNNNNNNNNNNNNNNNNNNNNNNNNNNNNNNNNNNNNNNNNNNNNNNNNNNNNNNNNNNNNNNNNNNNNNNNNNNNNNNNNNNNNNNNNNNNNNNNNNNNNNNNNNNNNNNNNNNNNNNNNNNNNNNNNNNNNNNNNNNNNNNNNNNNNNNNNNNNNNNNNNNNNNNNNNNNNNNNNNNNNNNNNNNNNNNNNNNNNNNNNNNNNNNNNNNNNNNNNNNNNNNNNNNNNNNNNNNNNNNNNNNNNNNNTCTTTGCTCtcggctctcggttctcagctcttgGTTGTCTGCTCTCGGTTCCCAGCTCCCGGTTCTTGGTTGTTTGCTCTcgtctctcggttctcagctttcggttcttggttctttgctctcggttctctgTTATCAGCTTTCGGCTCTTGTATCCTggctcttggttctttgctctcgtctgtcggttctcagctttcggttcttggttctttgctctcgtttctttgctctcggttttCAGCACTaggttctttgctctcgtccctcagttctcagctctcgcttcttggttttttgttttcgtctctcggttctcagctctcggtgtttggttgttttctcTCGTCTCTCGGTTCTCACCtctcggttctttgctctcggttctcttttctcagctttcggccctcggttcttggttctttgctctcgtccCTTGGATCTCAGCTCtcagctctcggttctcagctcttgGTTTTTGGTCCTTTGCTCTTTGTTCTCGGCTCCTGGTTCTTTGCTCTTGGTTGTTTGCGGCCCTCTTGTTTCTCAGCTTTtcggttcttggttctttgctctcggttctttgttctcagctttcggctctcagttcttggttctttgctctcggttgtCTGTTTTCAGCTTtcagctctcggttcttggCTCTTGGTTttttgctctcggttctcagctctcggttctttgctctcggctCTCAGGCCTCAGCTCTTGGTTGTTTGCTCTCGGTTCCCAGCTCCCGGTTCTTGGTTGTTTGCTCTcgtctctcggttctcagctttcggtttcttggttctttgctctcggttctctgTTATCAGCTTTCggctcttggttctttgctctcggttctcagctctcggttcttggCTCTTGGTTttttgctctcggttctcagctctcggttctttgctctcggctctcggttctcagctcttgGTTGTTTGCTGTCGGTTCCCAACTCCCGGTTCTTGGTTGTTTGCTCTcgtctctcggttctcagctttcggttctcgGCTGTTGGATATTTGGTCATGGTTTTCGGCTttcggttctcagctctcggttcttggtgctttgctctcggttctctgttctcagctttcggttcttggttctttgctctcggttctcttttctcagctttcggctctcggttcttggctcttggttctttgctttcggttctcagctctcggttcttggttctttgctcacGTCTCTCGGTTCTCAGTTCTCAGCTCTAGGTTCTAGGTATTTTGCTCTTGGCTCTCGGTTCTCAGGTCTTGGTTCTTGGTTttttgctctcggttctcagctttcggttctcggctcttggatctttggtcttggttttcggctctcggttcttggttctttgctctcggttctttgcTATTGTCTCTCGGTTCTCGGCTCTCAGCTATTGGTTgtttgctctcggttctcagctttcGGCTCTTGGATCTTTGCTCTTGTTTATCGGCTCTTGGATCTTTGCTCTTGGTTCTCGGCTCTTGGCTCTCGGTTCTTTGCTCTTGTCTCTCggttctcggttctcagctcttggttatttgctctcggttctcagctcacGGTTCTTGGCTCTTGGTTttttgctctcggttctcagctctcggttctttgctctcggctctcggttctcagctcttgGTTGTCTGCTCTCGGTTCCCAGCTCCCGGTTCTTGGTTgtttgctctcggttctctgTTATCAGCTTTCGGCTCTTGGTTCCTggctcttggttctttgctctcgtctgtcggttctcagctttcggttcttggttctttgctctcgtttctttgctctcggttctcagcactcggttctttgctctcgtccCTCAGTTCTCAGCTCTCGCTACTTGGTTTTTTGCTCTcgtctctcggttctcagctctgggtttttggttgttttctctCGTCTCTCGGTTCTCACCtctcggttctttgctctcggttctctgttctcagctttcggctctcggttcttggtTCTTTCCTCTCGTCCCTTGGATCTCGGCTCTCAGCTCTCGGTTATCAGCTCTTGGTTTTTGGTCCTTTGCTCTTGGTTCTCggctcttggttctttgctcttgGTTGTTTGCGGCCCCCTTGTTTCTCAGCTTTtcggttcttggttctttgctctcggttctctgTTTTCAGCTTTCGGCTCTcagttcttggttctttgctctcggttgtCTGTTTTCAGCTTtcagctctcggttcttggCTCTTGGTTTTTTGCTTTCGGTTCTcagttcttggttctttgctctcggttctttgctcttgtttttcggttctcggttctcagctcttgGTTGTTTGCTCTCGATTCTCAGCTTTCGGCTCTTGGATCTTTGCTCTTGGTTCTCGGCTCTTGGATCTTTGCTCTTGGTTCTCGGTTCTCGGTTCTCGATTCTTAGCTCTCGGTTCCTGATTCTCTGCtctcggttctttgctctcgtctcagctctcggttcttggtcctttgctctcggttctcggTTCTCCGCTTTCGGCTCTCGGCTCTTGGATCTTTGTTCTTGCTTTTCGGCTCTTGGTTCTTGGTTTTTTGCTCTCGTCTCTCGGTTTtcagctctcggttcttggttctttgctctcgtcattcggttctcagctctcggttcttggttGTTTGCTCTtgtctctcggttctcagctctcggttctttgctctcggttctctgttctcagctttcggctctcggttcttgactcttggttctttgctctcggttctctgCTCTTGGTTCTTTACTATCGTCTCTCGGTTCTCAGTTTTTAGCTTCAGGTTCTATGTTTTTTGCTTTAGGCTCTCGGTTCTCGGCTCCTGGTTcctggttctttgctctcggttatCAGCTTTCGGTTGTCGGCTCTTGGATCTTTGGTCTTGGTTttcggctctcggttctcagctctccgttcttggttctttgctctcggttctttgcTCTTGTTTTTCGGTTATCGGTTCTCAGCTCTTGGTTGTATGCTCTCGATTCTCAGCTTTCGGCTCTTGTATCTTTGCTCTTGGTTCTCTGCTCTTGGATCTTTGCTCTTGGTTCTCGGTTCTCGGTTCTCGGTTCTTAGCTCTCGGTTCCTGATTCTCTGCtctcggttctttgctctcgtctcagctctcggttcttggtcctttgctctcggttctcggTTCTCCGCTTTCGGCTCTCGGCTCTTGGATCTTTGCTCTTGCTTTTCGGCTCTTGGTTCTTGGTTTTTTGCTCTCGTCTCTCGGTTTtcagctctcggttcttggttctttgctctcgtcattcggttctcagctctcggttcttggttGTTTGCTCTtgtctctcggttctcagctctcggttctttgctctcggttctctgTTTTCAGCTttcggctctcggttcttggctcttggttctttgctctcggttctcagctcttgGTTCTTTACTATCGTCTCTCGGTTCTCAGTTTTTAGCTTCAGGTTCTATGTTTTTTGCTTTAGGCTCTCGGTTCTCGGCTCATGGTTCTTGGTTCTTAGCTGTCGgttctcagctttcggttctcggctcttggatctttggtcttggttttcggctctcggttctcagctctcggttcttggttATTTGCTCTCGGTCCTCTGTTCTCAGCTttcggctctcggttcttggctcttggttctttgctttcggttctcagctctcggttcttggttctttgctctcgtctCTCTGTTCTCAGCTCTAGGTTCTAGGTTATTTGCTCtcggctctcggttctcagctcctggttcctggttctttgctctcggttctcagcatTCAGTTCTCGGCTCTTGGATACTTGGTCTTGGTTttcggctctcggttctcagctctcagttcttggttctttgctctcggttctttgTTTTCGTCTCTCTgttctcggttctcagcttGTGGCTCTTGGATCTTTGCTCTTGGTTCTCGGCTCTTGGATATTTGCTCTTGGTTCTCGGCTCTCGGTTCTCGGTTTTCAGCTCTAGGTTCTAGGTTTTTTGCTCtcggctctcggttctcagctcctggttctcggttctttgctctcggttctcagctttcggttctcggctcttggatctttggtcttggttttcggctctcggttcttggttctttgctctcggttctttgcTCTTGTCTGTCggttctcggttctcagctcttggttctttgctctcggttctcagctttcggttctcgGCTCTTGGTTTTCGGCTCTGGGTTCTCAGCTCTAccttcttggttctttgctctcggttctctgTTCTTAGCTTTCGGCTCTgggttcttggttctttgctctcggttctctgTTCTTAGCTttcggctctcggttcttggttctttgctctctgctctcttttctCAGCTTTCGGCTTTCGGTTCTTggctcttggttctttgctttcggttctcagctctcggttcttggttATTTGCTCTCGGTCCTCTGTTCTCAGCTttcggctctcggttcttggctcttggttctttgctttcggttctcagctctcggttcttggttctttgctctcgtctCTCTGTTCTCAGCTCTAGGTTCTAGGTTATTTGCTCtcggctctcggttctcagctcctggttcctggttctttgctctcggttctcagcatTCAGTTCTCGGCTCTTGGATACTTGGTCTTGGTTttcggctctcggttctcagctctcagttcttggttctttgctctcggttctttgTTTTCGTCTCTCTgttctcggttctcagcttGTGGCTCTTGGATCTTTGCTCTTGGTTCTCGGCTCTTGGATATTTGCTCTTGGTTCTCGGCTCTCGGTTCTCGGTTTTCAGCTCTAGGTTCTAGGTTTTTTGCTCtcggctctcggttctcagctcctggttctcggttctttgctctcggttctcagctttcggttctcggctcttggatctttggtcttggttttcggctctcggttcttggttctttgctctcggttctttgcTCTTGTCTGTCggttctcggttctcagctcttggttctttgctctcggttctcagctttcggttctcgGCTCTTGGTTTTCGGCTCTGGGTTCTCAGCTCTAccttcttggttctttgctctcggttctctgTTCTTAGCTTTCGGCTCTgggttcttggttctttgctctcggttctctgTTCTTAGCTttcggctctcggttcttggttctttgctctctgctctcttttctCAGCTTTCGGCTTTCGGTTCTTggctcttggttctttgctttcggttctcagctctcggttctttgctctcgtctCTCGGTTCTCAGTTCTCAGCTCTAGGTTCTAGGTTATTTGCTCtcagctctcggttctcagctcctggttcctggttctttgctctcggttatCAGCTTTCGGTTGTCGGCTCTTGGATCTTTGGTCTTGGTTttcggctctcggttctcagctctccgttcttggttctttgctctcggttctttgctcttgtttttcggttctcggttctcagctcttgGTTGTTTGCTCTCGATTCTCAGGTTTCGGCTCTTGGATCTTTGCTCTTGGTTCTCGGCTCTTGGATCTTTGCTCTTGGTTCTCGGTTCTCGGTTCTTAGCTCTCGGTTCCTGATTCTCTGCtctcggttctttgctctcgtctcagctctcggttcttggtcctttgctctcggttctcggttctcagcttttGGCTCTTGGATCTTTGCTCTTGGTTCTCGGCTCTTGGATATTTGCTCTTGGTTCTCGGCTCTCGGTTCTCGGTTTTCAGCTCTAGGTTCTAGGTTTTTTGCTCTCGGCTATCGGTTCTCAGCTCCTGGTtctcggttctttgctctcggttctcagctttcggttctcggctcttggatctttggtcttggttttcggctctcggttcttggttctttgctctcggttctttgcTCTTGTCTGTCggttctcggttctcagctcttggttctttgctctcggttctcagctttcggttctcgGCTCTTGGTTTTCGGCTCTGGGTTCTCAGCTCTgggttcttggttctttgctctcggttctctgTTCTTAGCTTTCGGCTCTgggttcttggttctttgctctcggttctctgTTCTTAGCTttcggctctcggttcttggttctttgctctctgctctcttttctCAGCTTTCGGCTTTCGGTTCTTggctcttggttctttgctttcggttctcagctctcggttctttgctctcgtctCTCGGTTCTCAGTTCTCAGCTCTAGGTTCTAGGTTATTTGCTCtcagctctcggttctcagctcctggttcctggttctttgctctcggttctctgTTCTTAGCTttcggctctcggttcttggttctttgctctctgctctcttttctCAGCTTTCGGCTTTCGGTTCTTggctcttggttctttgctttcggttctcagctctcggttctttgctctcgtctCTCGGTTCTCAGTTCTCAGCTCTAGGTTCTAGGTTATTTGCTCTCatctctcggttctcagctcctggttcctggttctttgctctcggttatCAGCTTTCGGTTGTCGGCTCTTGGATCTTTGGTCTTGGTTttcggctctcggttctcagctctccgttcttggttctttgctctcggttctttgctcttgtttttcggttctcggttctcagctcttgGTTGTTTGCTCTC
Proteins encoded in this region:
- the LOC111948358 gene encoding transcription factor SPT20 homolog; the protein is MVVDFRKKPPASQPLSVFGREVEGSKYWGVTIDNRLSWKSNGTAADRSSSSSPDTPYRSLQAGDNTPTHSSTTREPIHELFRGRGSRQEEGEEERQQVETRRNRQVEQQQVEQKQVEQKQVEQKQVEQKQVEQKQVEQQQVEQKQVEQKQVEQQQVEQKQVEQKQVEQQQVEQKQVEQKQVEQQQVEQKQVEQKQVEQQQVEQKQVEQKQVEQQQVEQKQVEH